A stretch of Gammaproteobacteria bacterium DNA encodes these proteins:
- the rpsQ gene encoding 30S ribosomal protein S17, producing the protein MTENKVLRTTTGRVVSNKMDRTITVLVERQVKHPLYGKYIKRSTKLHAHDENNECNEGDVVCITECRPISKTKSWRLVEVVEKADLAV; encoded by the coding sequence ATGACTGAAAACAAGGTCTTGCGCACTACAACCGGTCGTGTGGTCAGCAATAAAATGGATCGTACTATTACGGTTTTGGTTGAGAGGCAGGTGAAGCACCCCCTGTATGGAAAATATATTAAGCGTTCCACTAAATTGCACGCACATGATGAAAATAATGAGTGTAATGAAGGGGATGTTGTGTGTATTACCGAATGTCGCCCTATTTCCAAGACCAAGTCCTGGCGGCTGGTGGAAGTGGTGGAAAAAGCTGATCTGGCTGTCTAG
- the rplE gene encoding 50S ribosomal protein L5 encodes MSRLKEFYRSTVVDQLMKQFNYQSVMEVPKITKITLNMGVGEAVGDKKVIQNAVGDMAKITGQQPIVTKARKSVAGFKIRDGWPIGCKVTLRRERMYDFLDRFISIAVPRIRDFRGLNGKSFDGRGNYSVGVQEQIIFPEIDYDKIDAIRGMDITVTTTAKTDAEAKALLLAFNFPLKK; translated from the coding sequence ATGTCTAGATTAAAAGAATTTTATCGCAGTACAGTTGTTGATCAGTTGATGAAACAGTTCAACTATCAGAGTGTTATGGAAGTTCCCAAGATCACTAAAATCACTCTGAACATGGGTGTGGGTGAAGCCGTGGGCGACAAAAAGGTCATACAAAATGCGGTAGGTGATATGGCTAAGATTACGGGACAACAGCCCATAGTCACCAAAGCGCGTAAATCCGTTGCTGGATTTAAGATCCGCGACGGTTGGCCAATTGGTTGTAAAGTCACCCTGCGTCGTGAGCGTATGTATGATTTTCTGGACCGATTTATTTCCATCGCGGTACCCCGCATTCGTGACTTCCGTGGTTTGAACGGTAAATCATTTGATGGGCGGGGAAACTACAGTGTGGGAGTTCAGGAGCAGATCATTTTCCCTGAAATCGATTACGACAAAATCGATGCGATCCGGGGTATGGACATTACTGTTACCACAACGGCTAAAACCGACGCAGAAGCCAAGGCATTATTGTTGGCCTTTAATTTTCCGCTGAAAAAATAA
- the rpmC gene encoding 50S ribosomal protein L29, translating into MKASELRSKSKAELNEELDNLLREQFNLRMQKGMGQLGNPARFKSLRRDIARVMTVINEAGK; encoded by the coding sequence ATGAAAGCAAGCGAATTGAGAAGCAAAAGTAAAGCAGAGCTAAACGAAGAATTGGATAATCTTCTGCGCGAACAGTTTAACCTGCGAATGCAAAAGGGGATGGGACAGTTGGGCAATCCGGCCCGGTTTAAGTCTCTGCGCCGGGATATCGCCCGGGTTATGACAGTAATTAACGAAGCGGGTAAATAA
- the rplN gene encoding 50S ribosomal protein L14 translates to MIQMQTVLDVADNSGARRLMCIKVLGGSKRRYANVGDIIKVSVKEAIPRGKVKKGEVYNAVVVRTRKGVRRPDGSLIRFDGNAAVLLNNQHQPIGTRIFGPVTRELRSEKFMKIISLAPEVL, encoded by the coding sequence ATGATTCAGATGCAAACGGTACTTGATGTGGCTGATAACAGCGGCGCACGGCGTCTGATGTGTATCAAAGTACTTGGTGGTTCCAAACGGCGATACGCCAACGTTGGGGACATCATAAAAGTCAGCGTCAAGGAAGCCATACCACGAGGTAAGGTGAAAAAGGGTGAAGTGTATAACGCCGTAGTCGTGCGTACCCGCAAGGGTGTTCGCCGTCCAGACGGTTCCCTGATTCGCTTTGATGGCAATGCTGCCGTATTGTTGAACAATCAGCATCAACCCATCGGTACCCGTATATTTGGTCCAGTAACCCGTGAACTGCGAAGTGAGAAGTTTATGAAAATAATCTCACTGGCACCGGAAGTGTTGTAA
- the rplP gene encoding 50S ribosomal protein L16, producing the protein MLQPKRTKFRKQHKGKNRGLATRGSKISFGEYGLKATARGRITARQIEAGRRAMTRHIKRGGKIWIRIFPDKPITKKPLEVRMGKGKGGVEYWVAQIQPGRMLFEMEGVAEDVAREAFRLAAAKLPVATTFVARTVM; encoded by the coding sequence ATGCTACAACCAAAACGAACCAAATTTCGTAAACAACACAAAGGTAAGAACCGCGGTCTGGCGACTCGCGGTAGTAAAATCAGCTTTGGCGAGTACGGACTAAAGGCAACCGCCCGCGGTCGGATTACGGCTCGACAAATAGAGGCTGGTCGACGAGCCATGACCCGACACATTAAGCGTGGCGGTAAAATCTGGATTCGTATTTTCCCCGATAAGCCCATTACAAAGAAACCATTGGAAGTCCGTATGGGTAAAGGGAAAGGTGGTGTGGAATACTGGGTGGCTCAAATCCAACCAGGCCGCATGCTGTTTGAAATGGAAGGTGTGGCGGAAGATGTAGCGCGCGAGGCATTTCGCTTGGCGGCGGCCAAGTTGCCTGTGGCCACCACATTTGTTGCCCGTACTGTCATGTAA
- the rplF gene encoding 50S ribosomal protein L6, translating into MSRIANSPVSIPSGVEVALAGQSIDIKGAKGKLSHNIHPLVEVVQEDNVLIFKSRQKSGPARALTGTTRALVNNMVTGVSQGFERKLELVGVGYRAQAQGNKLNLTLGFSHPVEFPVPEGISIETPSQTEIMVRGVDKQQVGQVAANIRAYRPPEPYKGKGVRYANEQIVRKEAKKK; encoded by the coding sequence ATGTCACGAATTGCAAATAGCCCGGTCAGTATTCCGTCAGGTGTTGAAGTGGCCCTCGCAGGCCAATCGATTGATATCAAAGGCGCCAAAGGTAAGCTGTCTCACAATATTCATCCCTTGGTTGAAGTGGTGCAGGAAGACAATGTGCTCATATTCAAGTCTCGTCAGAAGAGCGGCCCTGCTCGCGCTTTGACTGGAACGACTCGAGCGCTGGTTAATAACATGGTAACCGGCGTAAGTCAGGGATTTGAGCGAAAACTGGAATTAGTGGGTGTGGGTTATCGTGCCCAAGCACAGGGTAATAAACTTAACTTAACATTGGGATTTTCTCACCCGGTTGAGTTTCCGGTACCCGAGGGTATCAGCATTGAGACTCCCAGTCAGACAGAAATCATGGTCAGAGGGGTTGATAAGCAACAAGTGGGTCAGGTCGCGGCTAATATACGTGCCTATCGTCCGCCCGAGCCTTACAAAGGCAAGGGTGTCCGTTATGCCAACGAACAAATCGTCCGCAAAGAAGCCAAGAAGAAATAA
- the rpsN gene encoding 30S ribosomal protein S14, producing MAKLSIINRELKRAKTVQKYSAKRATLKQKLKDPNVSAEEKEELRKKFQALPRDASPCRIRNRCRVTGRPHGYYRKFGLSRTKLREAAMRGDVPGLVKASW from the coding sequence ATGGCAAAGCTATCAATTATTAACAGAGAACTGAAACGCGCGAAGACTGTACAGAAGTATTCCGCCAAGCGAGCAACGTTGAAGCAAAAACTGAAAGACCCCAATGTGAGCGCTGAGGAAAAGGAAGAGTTGCGCAAAAAGTTTCAAGCTTTGCCCAGAGATGCAAGCCCCTGCCGCATACGAAATCGTTGTCGGGTGACCGGTCGTCCGCATGGGTATTACAGAAAATTCGGTTTGAGCCGGACTAAATTACGCGAAGCAGCGATGCGTGGTGACGTACCCGGTTTGGTGAAAGCCAGCTGGTAA
- the rplX gene encoding 50S ribosomal protein L24 — MRKIRKGDDVIVIAGKDKSKRGSVLRVLENDRVIVENCNMAKKHVKPNPNSGESGGIVEKEMPLHVSNVALFNPATKKADRVGIKTLEDGRKVRYYKSNNEVVDV, encoded by the coding sequence ATGCGTAAAATCAGAAAAGGCGATGACGTCATAGTTATCGCGGGAAAAGACAAGTCAAAACGCGGTTCTGTCCTGCGTGTACTGGAAAACGATAGAGTCATTGTTGAAAATTGCAACATGGCAAAGAAACACGTTAAGCCCAATCCCAACTCAGGGGAGAGTGGCGGTATAGTGGAAAAAGAAATGCCACTGCACGTTTCCAATGTGGCTTTATTCAATCCGGCCACCAAGAAGGCTGACCGGGTCGGAATTAAAACATTGGAAGATGGGCGTAAAGTGCGCTATTACAAATCCAACAACGAAGTTGTTGATGTGTAA
- the rplR gene encoding 50S ribosomal protein L18, translating to MDKKSQRIKRAKRSRAKIKELRVFRLSVFKTPMHTYAQIIDPTGSTVVAAAATVEADVKKGLKHTGNKDAAAKVGQLIAERAKAAGVETVAFDRSGFKYHGRIKALADAAREGGLQF from the coding sequence ATGGATAAGAAATCACAGCGAATTAAGCGTGCGAAGCGCAGTCGAGCGAAGATCAAAGAATTAAGAGTTTTTCGCTTGTCAGTATTCAAAACCCCAATGCATACCTATGCCCAGATCATTGATCCTACCGGCAGTACAGTGGTTGCTGCGGCAGCTACGGTGGAAGCGGACGTTAAAAAGGGTTTGAAGCACACCGGAAACAAAGATGCAGCGGCAAAAGTCGGGCAGTTGATCGCAGAGCGGGCAAAAGCCGCCGGCGTAGAGACGGTTGCATTTGATCGTTCCGGATTTAAGTATCATGGTCGCATTAAAGCGTTGGCTGATGCTGCGCGCGAAGGCGGACTGCAATTCTAA
- the rpsH gene encoding 30S ribosomal protein S8, giving the protein MSMSDPIADMLTRIRNGLSSGKVSVSMPSSKMKVAVAKLLKDEGYISDYAHAADDGKKVLEVSLKYYQGKPVIETIQRVSRPGLRVYKSKDDLPQVMGGLGVAIISTSAGLLADRDARKAGHGGEVVCYVA; this is encoded by the coding sequence ATGAGTATGTCAGATCCCATAGCTGATATGTTGACCCGAATTCGCAATGGCCTGTCTTCAGGAAAAGTCAGCGTGAGTATGCCGTCTTCTAAAATGAAAGTGGCAGTAGCCAAACTGTTAAAAGACGAAGGGTACATTAGCGACTATGCGCATGCGGCAGATGATGGCAAGAAAGTTCTGGAAGTTTCCTTGAAATATTATCAAGGCAAGCCGGTCATCGAGACCATCCAGCGCGTTAGCCGACCCGGGTTGCGAGTATACAAGAGTAAAGACGATCTACCGCAGGTAATGGGTGGCCTTGGTGTAGCGATTATTTCCACTTCCGCGGGTTTGTTAGCGGACCGCGACGCACGCAAAGCCGGACACGGTGGCGAAGTTGTCTGTTACGTTGCATAG